From Juglans regia cultivar Chandler chromosome 6, Walnut 2.0, whole genome shotgun sequence, the proteins below share one genomic window:
- the LOC108994544 gene encoding protein PSK SIMULATOR 1-like, protein MGGICSRPGRSTVEDLTVDNAPRGSFPHANGHSNNGAGVVFPSIINGHLTPSPVGESVDKQLGGPFPFQDTHVVTYGLDPDDINDGIPRLSRVLSHKSRSTKSKQAAVAKVSEVSSLLGRAGTAGLGKAVEVLDTLGSSMTNLNLSSGFTSGVATKGNKISILAFEVANTIVKGANLMQSLSKENIKHLKEVVLPSEGVQNLISRDMDELLRIAAVDKRDELKVFSGEVVRFGNRCKDPQWHHLDRYFEKLGSERTPQMQLKDEAETVMQQLMTLVQNTAELYHELHALDRYEQDYRRKRQEEDNSNAAQKGDSLAILRGELKSQKKHVKSLKKKSLWSKILEEVMEKLVEVVHFLHTEIHEAFGSADDDKLVKGCHSNHKKLGSAGLALHYASIIAQIDTIVSRSSAVPPNTRDALYQGLPPGIKASLRSKLQSFHVKEELTIPQIKAEMEKTLQWLVPIATNTTKAHHGFGWVGEWANTGSEMNSKPAGQTDLLRIETLHHADKEKTETYILELVVWLHHLVSQARAGNGGIRSPVKSPVRSPSQKTIQLSTYTPNSQSPMLSVEDQEMLRDVSKRKLTPGISKSQEFDTAKTRLSKHQRLSKSSNHSPISEIKKDPFPIRRPFSLPIIDFDIDRIKALDVIDRVDTMRSL, encoded by the exons ATGGGTGGGATTTGCTCGAGGCCGGGAAGATCCACCGTGGAGGATCTGACTGTAGATAATGCTCCTAGAGGAAGCTTTCCACACGCTAATGGTCATTCTAATAATGGAGCTGGAGTCGTTTTCCCCTCAATAATAAATGGCCATTTGACCCCATCACCTGTTGGTGAAAGCGTGGATAAGCAGTTAGGAGGACCTTTTCCGTTTCAGGACACGCATGTAGTTACATATGGACTGGATCCGGATGATATCAATGACGGGATACCACGCTTGTCTAGGGTGTTATCACACAAATCTAGATCGACCAAGTCTAAGCAGGCAGCAGTGGCAAAG GTTTCAGAGGTGAGCTCACTTTTGGGCAGAGCTGGTACTGCTGGGCTTGGGAAGGCAGTAGAAGTTTTGGACACACTTGGTAGTAGCATGACCAATTTGAATCTCAGCAGTGGTTTTACCTCAGGGGTGGCAACAAAAGggaataaaatttcaattttggcTTTTGAAGTTGCAAACACAATTGTTAAGGGTGCCAATCTAATGCAGTCCCTTTCAAAGGAGAACATCAAACATTTAAAAGAGGTGGTACTTCCATCTGAAGGGGTGCAAAACTTGATTTCGAGAGATATGGATGAGCTCCTGAGAATTGCTGCAGTCGACAAGAG AGACGAATTGAAAGTTTTCTCTGGAGAAGTGGTGCGTTTTGGAAATCGTTGCAAAGATCCTCAATGGCACCATTTGGATCGctattttgaaaa gttGGGTTCAGAACGTACCCCCCAAATGCAACTGAAGGATGAAGCAGAGACTGTGATGCAGCAATTGATGACTTTGGTTCAGAATACGGCT GAATTATATCATGAGTTACATGCCTTGGACAGATATGAGCAGGATTATCGGCGTAAGCGTCAGGAAGAGGATAACTCAAATGCTGCTCAAAAAG GGGACAGCCTTGCAATTTTAAGGGGAGAGTTAAAGAGTCAAAAGAAGCATGTAAaaagtttaaagaaaaaatctctctGGTCCAAGATCTTGGAAGAG GTGATGGAGAAACTTGTAGAAGTTGTCCATTTCTTACATACGGAGATTCATGAAGCCTTTGGTAGTGCTG ATGATGACAAGCTAGTGAAGGGTTGTCATAGCAACCATAAAAAATTGGGGTCTGCTGGTCTTGCATTGCATTATGCTAGTATTATTGCTCAAATTGATACAATT GTGTCTCGATCAAGTGCTGTACCTCCAAATACAAGGGATGCTTTATATCAAGGGCTACCGCCTGGCATAAAGGCATCGTTGCGATCAAAATTACAATCATTTCACGTTAAGGAAGAG CTTACTATCCCACAAATTAAAGCTGAGATGGAGAAAACTTTACAGTGGCTTGTTCCTATTGCCACAAACACAACAAA AGCTCACCATGGCTTTGGGTGGGTTGGAGAATGGGCAAATACAGG GTCTGAGATGAATAGTAAACCTGCCGGCCAGACTGACTTGCTCAGGATCGAAACATTACACCATGCAGATAAGGAGAAAACTGAAACTTACATTCTCGAACTAGTAGTATGGCTTCACCATCTGGTCAGCCAAGCTAGGGCTGGCAATGGTGGAATCAGGTCTCCTGTTAAATCCCCAGTTCGCTCACCCAGCCAGAAGACAATTCAGTTATCTACATACACACCCAACTCTCAATCCCCTATGTTGTCGGTTGAAGACCAAGAGATGCTCCGGGATGTGAGTAAGCGGAAATTGACACCTGGAATAAGCAAGAGTCAGGAATTTGATACTGCCAAAACCAGGTTAAGCAAGCACCAAAGGCTGAGTAAGAGTAGCAACCACTCTCCAATAAGTGAAATTAAGAAGGATCCATTCCCGATTAGGAGGCCATTTTCTCTTCCTATCATCGACTTCGATATTGACCGGATCAAGGCCTTGGACGTCATCGACCGAGTGGACACAATGCGTAGTCTATAA